From a region of the Streptomyces sp. NBC_01454 genome:
- a CDS encoding YncE family protein: MADRNRTHDRRIPRARHRAAALLAVACALLAAGCDGGGKAAPSASERRPVERAPLKAGRNDLPGMPPPLNAHDLYAADRPGRLSPQVKDYPSRIYVPNTGSDTVSVIDPKTYKVIETIPVGIQPQHVVPSWDLKTLWVNNNRGHDLTPIDPATGKAGEPVRVHDPYNLYFTPNGKYAIVMASMDRQLVFRDPHSMEIRKTLPVPCAGVNHADFSPDGRYFIVSCEFSGELLKVDTEKMKVIGQEKLPFEGAMPQDVKISPDGKTWYIADMMADGVWVMNGDTFDRPKLMPTGKGAHGLYVSRDSRYMYVSNRGEGSISLLDFKTGELVDKWHIRGGGSPDMGGLSTDGKVLWLSGRYNSEVYALDTRTGKTLAKIPVGQGPHGLAVYPQPGRYSLGHTGIFR; this comes from the coding sequence ATGGCTGACCGGAACCGTACCCACGACCGCCGGATCCCGCGCGCACGCCACCGGGCCGCCGCGCTGCTCGCGGTGGCCTGCGCGCTGCTGGCGGCGGGCTGCGACGGCGGCGGCAAGGCCGCACCCTCCGCGTCCGAGCGGCGGCCGGTCGAACGCGCACCGCTCAAGGCCGGCAGGAACGACCTGCCGGGGATGCCGCCGCCGCTCAACGCACACGACCTCTACGCGGCGGACCGGCCCGGCCGGTTGTCCCCGCAGGTCAAGGACTACCCCTCGCGGATCTACGTCCCCAACACCGGCTCCGACACGGTCAGCGTCATCGACCCGAAGACCTACAAGGTCATCGAAACCATCCCGGTGGGCATCCAGCCGCAGCACGTGGTGCCCTCCTGGGACCTGAAAACGCTCTGGGTCAACAACAACCGGGGGCACGACCTCACCCCGATCGACCCCGCCACCGGCAAGGCCGGCGAGCCCGTCAGGGTCCACGATCCGTACAACCTCTACTTCACGCCCAACGGGAAGTACGCGATCGTGATGGCCTCGATGGACCGTCAGCTGGTCTTCCGCGACCCGCACTCCATGGAGATCCGCAAGACGCTCCCGGTGCCCTGCGCCGGCGTCAACCATGCCGACTTCTCGCCGGACGGGCGGTACTTCATCGTCTCCTGCGAGTTCTCCGGCGAACTGCTCAAGGTCGACACCGAGAAGATGAAGGTGATCGGCCAGGAGAAGCTGCCGTTCGAGGGGGCGATGCCCCAGGACGTCAAGATCTCCCCGGACGGCAAGACCTGGTACATCGCCGACATGATGGCCGACGGCGTCTGGGTCATGAACGGCGACACGTTCGACCGGCCGAAGCTGATGCCGACCGGCAAGGGCGCACACGGCCTCTACGTCAGCCGCGACTCGCGGTACATGTACGTCTCCAACCGGGGCGAGGGCTCCATCTCCCTGCTGGACTTCAAGACCGGCGAACTCGTCGACAAGTGGCACATCCGCGGCGGCGGCAGCCCCGACATGGGCGGGCTGTCCACCGACGGCAAGGTGCTGTGGCTGTCCGGCCGGTACAACTCCGAGGTCTACGCGCTGGACACCCGTACCGGCAAGACCCTCGCCAAGATCCCCGTCGGCCAGGGCCCGCACGGTCTGGCGGTCTACCCGCAGCCGGGGCGCTACTCGCTGGGGCACACCGGCATCTTCCGCTAG
- a CDS encoding polysaccharide deacetylase family protein: protein MTSLDRRSVLRAAASAAAVGALAGCDPHRDEDPGAGPVRRASPSGAGHPVPAPAHAARPPTRVPGLPVEIAHGPRDGHAVALTFHGRGDPELARALLGEAERAGARVTVLAIGDWLDEQPAMARRVLDGGHELGNHTMHHRNICALPAAEAYAEISQCADRLRALTGTIGSWFRPSQAQRAPELVTRLARKAGYPHVLSYDVDSLDANDPGAPAVRRTVLDSVAPGSVVSLHLGHAGTVAALPPILDGLRRRGLRAVTTTELVT, encoded by the coding sequence GTGACTTCCCTAGATCGCCGTTCCGTGCTGCGCGCGGCCGCCTCGGCCGCGGCCGTCGGCGCGCTCGCGGGCTGTGACCCGCACCGGGACGAGGACCCCGGCGCCGGGCCGGTCCGCCGGGCGAGCCCTTCCGGGGCGGGCCATCCCGTGCCCGCCCCGGCACACGCCGCCCGGCCGCCGACCCGGGTGCCCGGTCTGCCCGTGGAGATCGCCCACGGGCCGCGCGACGGCCACGCGGTCGCGCTGACCTTCCATGGCAGGGGCGACCCCGAACTGGCGAGGGCGCTGCTGGGCGAGGCCGAGCGGGCCGGTGCCCGGGTCACCGTGCTGGCCATCGGCGACTGGCTCGACGAGCAGCCCGCGATGGCCCGCCGGGTGCTCGACGGCGGCCATGAGCTGGGCAACCACACCATGCACCACCGCAACATCTGCGCCCTGCCGGCCGCTGAGGCGTACGCCGAGATCAGCCAGTGCGCGGACCGGCTGCGCGCACTCACCGGGACCATCGGCAGCTGGTTCCGCCCCTCCCAGGCGCAACGGGCCCCGGAGCTGGTGACCAGGCTCGCCCGCAAGGCCGGCTATCCGCACGTCCTGTCCTACGACGTGGACTCCCTCGACGCGAACGACCCCGGTGCCCCGGCCGTCCGGCGCACGGTCCTGGACTCGGTCGCACCGGGCTCGGTCGTGAGCCTCCACCTCGGGCACGCCGGCACGGTGGCCGCGCTGCCCCCGATCCTCGACGGCCTCCGCCGGCGCGGTCTGCGCGCGGTGACGACAACGGAGCTAGTGACGTGA
- a CDS encoding DUF4365 domain-containing protein: MTLAQPEPGGLSPASGRYPQPAITPQRGGLATTACMETLQVGYLHAVAAASGCSLAQPFPDNGIDWHVSHGAPGHTVDDEVTIKVQLKCTYQTAPRPPGPTFAFTLDNDHLVKLARTPVTVHKILVVMLVPRTQEDWLRASHDRLELRHCCYWINLAGHPVTGRRRTTVRIPTTRIFDDRALCEIMTRVGAGGRP, translated from the coding sequence ATGACGCTCGCGCAGCCCGAACCGGGCGGGCTGTCCCCCGCAAGCGGGAGGTACCCCCAGCCCGCCATCACCCCGCAGCGCGGCGGACTCGCGACCACCGCCTGTATGGAGACCCTTCAGGTGGGATATCTGCACGCGGTCGCCGCCGCCTCCGGATGCTCGCTGGCGCAGCCCTTCCCGGACAACGGAATCGACTGGCACGTCAGCCATGGCGCGCCCGGCCACACCGTCGACGACGAGGTCACCATCAAGGTGCAGCTCAAGTGCACCTACCAGACCGCACCCCGCCCGCCGGGGCCGACCTTCGCCTTCACCCTCGACAACGACCATCTGGTGAAGCTGGCCCGTACCCCCGTCACGGTGCACAAGATCCTGGTCGTGATGCTGGTCCCGCGGACCCAGGAGGACTGGCTGAGGGCCTCGCACGACCGTCTCGAACTGCGGCATTGCTGCTACTGGATCAATCTGGCCGGCCACCCGGTGACCGGCCGGCGCAGGACCACCGTGCGGATTCCGACCACGCGGATCTTCGACGACCGCGCGCTCTGCGAGATCATGACGCGGGTCGGGGCGGGAGGGAGACCCTGA
- a CDS encoding 3'-5' exonuclease: MPCWYDGPLAAFDTETTGIDVERDRIVSAALVVQETPRSAPRVTRWLINPGVAIPEAATAVHGLTADHLALHGRWPAPVLEEIARALAAQSVAGRPLVVMNAPFDLTLLQRELRRHRASSLDAYLGGHPLRVLDPRVLDKHLDRYRKGRRTLTDLCAHYEIELTDAHEAAADALAALLVVRALGHRFADRLEGLHPAELHTRQAVWHAAQARGLQAWFARSGSPETVDPHWPVRPDLPAAA, encoded by the coding sequence ATGCCGTGCTGGTATGACGGTCCGCTTGCCGCCTTCGACACCGAGACCACGGGCATCGACGTCGAGCGGGACCGCATCGTCTCCGCCGCCCTGGTGGTCCAGGAGACCCCGCGCTCCGCGCCCCGGGTCACCCGCTGGCTGATCAACCCGGGCGTCGCGATACCCGAGGCCGCGACGGCCGTGCACGGCCTGACGGCCGACCATCTCGCCCTGCACGGCCGCTGGCCGGCGCCGGTGCTGGAGGAGATCGCGCGCGCCCTGGCCGCCCAGTCGGTGGCCGGCCGCCCGCTGGTCGTGATGAACGCCCCGTTCGACCTCACCCTTCTGCAACGCGAGTTGAGGCGGCACCGCGCCAGCTCGCTCGACGCCTACCTGGGCGGCCATCCGCTGCGCGTCCTGGACCCCCGGGTCCTCGACAAACACCTGGACCGCTACCGCAAGGGCCGCCGGACGCTCACCGATCTGTGTGCGCATTACGAGATCGAGCTGACCGACGCCCATGAGGCCGCCGCCGACGCGCTCGCCGCACTCCTGGTCGTCAGGGCCCTGGGCCACCGCTTCGCCGACCGCCTGGAGGGGCTGCACCCGGCCGAGCTGCACACCCGCCAGGCCGTCTGGCACGCGGCACAGGCCCGTGGACTTCAGGCGTGGTTCGCCCGCAGCGGCAGCCCCGAGACCGTCGATCCCCATTGGCCGGTGCGACCGGATCTCCCTGCCGCGGCCTGA
- a CDS encoding SRPBCC family protein, with amino-acid sequence MSDWSRRLHRYRFRTVWLLPASPTVVYAVLERAEAYPCWWPQVREVTPLDDRSGIVRFRSLLPYDLTVVASERVRDPGSGTLEIAMRGDLAGWARWTVVPGAGGTRVVFEQDVELCRPLLRRFALLGRPAFLANHALMMRAGRRGLAAWLARG; translated from the coding sequence ATGTCTGACTGGTCACGCCGTCTGCATCGCTACCGCTTCCGCACCGTCTGGTTGCTCCCCGCGTCGCCGACCGTCGTCTATGCGGTCCTCGAACGCGCCGAGGCCTACCCGTGCTGGTGGCCACAGGTCCGCGAGGTGACCCCGCTCGACGACCGCAGCGGGATCGTCCGGTTCCGGTCCCTGCTGCCCTACGACCTGACGGTGGTGGCGAGCGAGCGGGTACGGGACCCCGGCAGCGGGACGCTGGAGATCGCGATGCGCGGGGATCTGGCCGGCTGGGCGCGCTGGACGGTGGTGCCCGGGGCGGGCGGCACCCGTGTCGTCTTCGAGCAGGACGTCGAGCTCTGCAGGCCGCTGCTGCGGCGGTTCGCGCTGCTGGGGCGGCCGGCCTTCCTCGCCAACCACGCGCTGATGATGCGGGCCGGGCGGCGCGGCCTGGCCGCCTGGCTGGCCCGTGGATGA
- a CDS encoding HIT family protein, with product MLARMTSEPEQQIGVGTQDAFQRLWTPHRMAYIQGENKPTGPGAGDGCPFCTIPEKSDEDGLVIARGEHVYAVLNLYPYNGGHLMIVPFRHVADYPDLDGPETAELAEFTKRAMTALRTASGAHGFNIGMNQGTVAGAGIAAHLHQHVVPRWGGDTNFMPVVGHTKVLPQLLADTRAMLADAWPA from the coding sequence ATGCTGGCCCGTATGACAAGCGAGCCGGAGCAGCAGATCGGAGTAGGGACGCAGGACGCCTTCCAGCGCCTGTGGACGCCCCACCGGATGGCCTACATCCAGGGGGAGAACAAGCCGACCGGCCCGGGGGCCGGCGACGGCTGTCCGTTCTGCACGATCCCCGAGAAATCGGACGAGGACGGCCTCGTGATCGCGCGCGGTGAGCATGTCTACGCGGTGCTGAACCTGTACCCGTACAACGGCGGGCACCTCATGATCGTCCCGTTCCGGCATGTCGCCGACTACCCCGATCTGGACGGTCCGGAGACCGCTGAACTCGCCGAATTCACCAAGCGGGCGATGACCGCGCTGCGTACCGCGTCCGGGGCGCACGGCTTCAACATCGGGATGAACCAGGGCACGGTCGCCGGCGCCGGCATCGCGGCCCACCTCCACCAGCACGTCGTCCCGCGCTGGGGCGGGGACACCAACTTCATGCCGGTGGTCGGCCACACCAAGGTGCTGCCCCAACTTCTCGCCGACACACGGGCGATGCTCGCCGACGCCTGGCCCGCGTAG
- a CDS encoding IS1182 family transposase encodes MGEWAGETVGPDVWETCRDLIPAGSVFAFLAEHRSTLFEAEMFADMYPSANGRPSMPPQILASAITLQALHGLSDFETVQELRCDLRWKAACGLGLHDMAFDPSLLAYFRRRLARSARPNRVFEAVREVVKATGVLKGKHRRALDSTVLDDAVATQDTVTQIIAAIRAVIRDVPGAGEVVAVHCTAHDYNDPGKPRIAWNDEQARADLVDALVGDALRLLGHLPEQQLGEKAANAVGILALVAGQDVEPAEDSDGRDGRWRITQGTAQNRMVSTVDPEARHVHKTRTHQQDGFKAHLAIEPETGLYTAVALRPGAGPEHHEAMVGIDLLTDEDEPVDAFGDTAYSTGDARHSLETAGHRLFLKPAPLRPAVPGGFTLDDFVIDTVAATVTCPAGHTVPLSAPAGQHHQRKASFKDVCAGCPLRERCTKAKAGRILTIRPHHDLLAAARQQAATDPDWQADYRRWRPPVERAVAWLVHHGNRKLRYRGTIKNDTWLHTRAAALNLRRLINLGLNRTNGTWHLAPAST; translated from the coding sequence ATGGGGGAATGGGCCGGGGAGACGGTCGGGCCGGATGTGTGGGAGACCTGCCGGGATTTGATCCCGGCGGGGAGTGTGTTCGCTTTCCTGGCCGAGCATCGCAGCACGCTGTTCGAAGCGGAGATGTTCGCGGACATGTACCCGTCGGCGAACGGGCGGCCGAGTATGCCGCCGCAGATCCTGGCCTCGGCGATCACGCTGCAGGCCCTGCACGGGCTGTCGGACTTCGAGACGGTCCAGGAACTGCGGTGCGACCTGAGGTGGAAGGCAGCCTGCGGACTGGGCCTTCATGACATGGCGTTCGATCCGTCGTTGCTGGCCTACTTCCGCCGCCGGCTGGCCCGTTCCGCCCGGCCGAACCGGGTGTTCGAGGCTGTGCGGGAGGTCGTGAAGGCCACCGGTGTCCTCAAGGGCAAGCACCGCCGGGCGCTGGATTCCACCGTGCTGGATGACGCGGTGGCCACCCAGGACACCGTCACCCAGATCATCGCCGCCATCCGGGCGGTGATCCGGGACGTCCCCGGGGCCGGCGAGGTGGTCGCGGTGCACTGCACCGCGCACGACTACAACGACCCGGGCAAGCCGAGGATCGCCTGGAACGACGAGCAGGCCCGTGCCGACCTGGTCGACGCCCTGGTCGGTGACGCGCTGCGGCTGCTGGGCCACCTGCCCGAGCAGCAGCTCGGCGAGAAGGCCGCGAACGCGGTCGGCATCCTGGCCCTGGTCGCGGGCCAGGACGTGGAGCCCGCCGAGGACTCCGACGGCCGCGACGGGCGCTGGCGCATCACCCAAGGCACCGCACAGAACCGGATGGTCTCCACTGTCGACCCCGAAGCCCGGCACGTGCACAAGACCCGCACCCACCAGCAGGACGGCTTCAAGGCCCACCTCGCCATTGAGCCCGAGACCGGGTTATACACCGCCGTCGCCCTGCGGCCCGGAGCCGGTCCCGAGCACCACGAGGCGATGGTCGGAATCGACCTGCTCACCGACGAGGACGAGCCCGTTGACGCCTTCGGTGACACCGCCTACTCCACAGGTGACGCCCGCCACAGCCTCGAAACCGCCGGTCACCGGCTGTTCCTCAAACCCGCACCGCTGCGGCCCGCCGTCCCTGGCGGCTTCACCCTCGACGACTTCGTCATCGACACCGTCGCCGCCACCGTGACCTGCCCCGCCGGACACACCGTCCCTTTATCCGCTCCCGCCGGGCAGCACCACCAGCGCAAAGCCTCGTTCAAGGACGTGTGCGCCGGATGCCCCCTTCGTGAGCGGTGCACCAAGGCCAAGGCCGGGCGGATCCTGACCATCCGTCCGCACCACGATCTGCTCGCCGCCGCCCGCCAGCAGGCCGCCACCGATCCCGACTGGCAGGCCGACTACCGGCGCTGGAGACCACCGGTCGAACGTGCCGTCGCCTGGCTCGTCCACCACGGCAACCGCAAACTCCGCTACCGCGGCACCATCAAGAACGACACCTGGCTCCACACCCGAGCAGCCGCCCTCAACCTTCGCCGACTGATCAACCTCGGACTCAACCGAACCAACGGAACCTGGCACCTCGCCCCGGCCAGCACATAG
- a CDS encoding TIGR02611 family protein gives MNTQSNGGSGTLEEDAPAGQPLGSRAPHFIKRSRPLHLSWQVGVFVVGLAVVVAGVIMLPLPGPGWLVIFGGMAIWATEFVWAQLVLRWTKHKVTEAAHKALDPKVRRRNIILTVIGLVIIAAALAVYVWKFGLAMPWNVSE, from the coding sequence ATGAATACGCAGAGTAACGGGGGGTCGGGAACCCTGGAGGAGGACGCTCCGGCCGGGCAGCCGCTCGGCTCCAGAGCGCCGCACTTCATCAAGCGCTCCCGGCCGCTGCACCTGAGCTGGCAGGTCGGAGTCTTCGTCGTCGGACTCGCGGTCGTCGTGGCCGGCGTGATCATGCTGCCGCTGCCGGGACCGGGCTGGCTGGTGATCTTCGGCGGTATGGCGATCTGGGCGACGGAGTTCGTCTGGGCCCAGCTGGTGCTGCGCTGGACCAAGCACAAGGTCACCGAAGCGGCCCACAAGGCGCTCGACCCCAAGGTGCGCCGGCGCAACATCATTCTGACCGTCATCGGCCTGGTGATCATCGCGGCGGCGCTCGCGGTCTATGTGTGGAAGTTCGGCCTCGCGATGCCGTGGAACGTTTCCGAGTGA
- a CDS encoding potassium channel family protein, translating into MAVDSEQRLWDWEQAAQPYLLVASLLFLTSYAVRVLVPDLSPGWETWWELVTAVSWGFFVAEYLARLAYSNDRRHFLRTRWLDLIVTVLPLLRPLRIVDMHERMQRRRDHPQLILEARVMLYTGLTSLLLGFAASLAVYHDERSAPGANIHSFGDAVWWACSTLTTTGYGDATPVTPRGRVVAVGLMFLGVALVGAVVGSFSSWLLRRFRQDGET; encoded by the coding sequence GTGGCGGTGGACAGCGAGCAGCGACTGTGGGACTGGGAGCAAGCCGCCCAGCCGTATCTCCTTGTCGCCTCGCTGCTCTTCCTCACCTCCTACGCGGTCCGGGTGCTGGTCCCCGACCTCTCTCCCGGCTGGGAGACCTGGTGGGAGCTGGTCACCGCCGTCAGCTGGGGCTTTTTCGTCGCCGAATATCTGGCGCGACTGGCCTACAGCAACGACCGTCGGCACTTCCTGCGCACCCGCTGGCTGGATCTGATCGTGACCGTGCTGCCCCTGCTGCGGCCGCTGCGGATCGTGGACATGCACGAGCGGATGCAGCGGCGCCGGGACCATCCGCAGCTCATCCTCGAAGCACGGGTGATGCTGTACACGGGGCTCACCTCGCTGCTCCTGGGCTTCGCGGCCAGCCTGGCCGTCTACCACGACGAGCGCTCCGCCCCGGGCGCGAACATCCACAGCTTCGGCGACGCGGTGTGGTGGGCCTGCTCGACCCTGACGACGACGGGGTACGGGGACGCCACCCCCGTCACCCCGCGCGGCCGGGTGGTCGCGGTGGGGCTGATGTTCCTCGGGGTGGCGCTGGTCGGCGCGGTAGTGGGCTCCTTCTCCTCCTGGCTGCTGCGTCGCTTCCGGCAGGACGGCGAGACATGA
- the thrS gene encoding threonine--tRNA ligase, whose translation MSDVRVTVPRDSEREERVVTTGTTAADLFQGERSVVAARVAGQLKDLAYEIADGDEVEPVDITSEDGLNILRHSTAHVMAQAVQELFPEAKLGIGPPIKDGFYYDFDVETPFHPDDLKRIEKKMQEIQKRGQKFARRAVSDGAAREELADEPYKLELIGLKGSAADAAEGASAEVGAGELTIYDNLDGKTGELCWKDLCRGPHLPNTRAIPAFKLMRSAAAYWRGSEKNKQLQRIYGTAWPTKDELKAHLEFLAEAEKRDHRKLGSELDLFSFPEELGPGLAVFHPKGGVVRKVMEDYSRRRHEVSGYEFVNTPHLSKERLFEISGHLPHYGESMFPAIEFDEQNYRLKAMNCPMHNLIFKSRGRSYRELPLRLFEFGTVYRYEKSGVVHGLTRSRGFTQDDSHIYCTKEQMPEELDTLLTFVLDLLRDYGLNEFELELSTRDPESDKFIGSDEDWEEATEALRQAAEKQGLPLVPDPGGAAYYGPKISVQAKDAIGRSWQMSTLQVDFNQPKRFGLEYTAADGSKQQPVMLHRALFGSIERFFGVLLEHYAGAFPAWLAPVQATCIPIGDAHVPYLQEFAAQAKAKGLRIEVDASSDRMQKKIRNAQKSKVPFMVIAGDEDMEAGAVSFRYRDGSQKNGIPRDEAIAEILDVVERRLQV comes from the coding sequence GTGTCAGACGTCCGTGTGACCGTTCCACGCGATTCCGAGCGGGAAGAACGCGTGGTGACCACGGGCACTACGGCCGCCGACCTCTTCCAGGGTGAGCGCAGTGTCGTCGCCGCGCGAGTGGCCGGGCAGCTGAAGGACCTCGCGTACGAGATCGCCGACGGCGACGAGGTCGAGCCCGTCGACATCACCTCCGAGGACGGTCTGAACATCCTGCGGCACTCCACCGCGCATGTGATGGCGCAGGCCGTGCAGGAGCTGTTCCCGGAGGCGAAGCTCGGCATCGGCCCGCCGATCAAGGACGGCTTCTACTACGACTTCGACGTCGAGACCCCCTTCCACCCGGACGATCTCAAGCGCATCGAGAAGAAGATGCAGGAGATCCAGAAGCGCGGGCAGAAGTTCGCGCGCCGGGCGGTCAGCGATGGCGCCGCGCGCGAGGAGCTGGCGGACGAGCCGTACAAGCTCGAACTGATCGGGCTCAAGGGCTCCGCCGCGGACGCCGCCGAGGGCGCCTCCGCCGAGGTCGGCGCCGGCGAGCTGACCATCTACGACAACCTCGATGGCAAGACCGGCGAGCTGTGCTGGAAGGACCTCTGCCGCGGCCCGCACCTGCCCAACACCCGCGCCATCCCGGCGTTCAAGCTGATGCGCTCGGCCGCCGCGTACTGGCGCGGCAGCGAGAAGAACAAGCAGCTCCAGCGGATCTACGGCACCGCCTGGCCGACCAAGGACGAGCTCAAGGCGCATCTGGAGTTCCTCGCCGAGGCCGAGAAGCGCGATCACCGCAAGCTGGGGTCGGAGCTGGATCTGTTCTCCTTCCCGGAGGAGCTCGGCCCGGGCCTCGCCGTCTTCCACCCCAAGGGCGGCGTCGTCCGCAAGGTGATGGAGGACTACTCCCGCCGGCGGCACGAGGTCTCCGGCTACGAGTTCGTGAACACCCCGCACCTCTCGAAGGAGCGCCTCTTCGAGATCTCCGGGCATCTGCCGCACTACGGCGAGTCGATGTTCCCGGCCATCGAGTTCGACGAGCAGAACTACCGCCTCAAGGCGATGAACTGCCCGATGCACAACCTGATCTTCAAGTCCCGCGGCCGCTCCTACCGTGAACTGCCGCTGCGTCTCTTCGAGTTCGGGACGGTCTACCGCTACGAGAAGTCGGGCGTCGTGCATGGCCTGACCCGCTCGCGCGGCTTCACCCAGGACGATTCGCACATCTACTGCACCAAGGAGCAGATGCCGGAGGAGCTCGACACGCTCCTCACCTTCGTGCTCGACCTGTTGCGCGACTACGGCCTGAACGAGTTCGAGCTGGAGCTGTCCACCCGCGACCCGGAGTCGGACAAGTTCATCGGCTCGGACGAGGACTGGGAGGAGGCCACCGAGGCGCTGCGCCAGGCTGCCGAGAAGCAGGGCCTGCCGCTGGTCCCGGACCCGGGCGGCGCCGCGTACTACGGCCCGAAGATCTCGGTGCAGGCGAAGGACGCGATCGGGCGGTCCTGGCAGATGTCGACTCTGCAGGTCGACTTCAACCAGCCCAAGCGGTTCGGCCTGGAGTACACCGCGGCGGACGGCTCCAAGCAGCAGCCGGTCATGCTGCACCGCGCGCTCTTCGGCTCGATCGAGCGTTTCTTCGGCGTGCTGCTGGAGCACTACGCGGGCGCGTTCCCGGCCTGGCTGGCGCCGGTGCAGGCGACCTGCATCCCGATCGGTGACGCCCACGTCCCCTACCTCCAGGAGTTCGCCGCCCAGGCGAAGGCCAAGGGGCTGCGCATCGAGGTGGACGCCTCCTCGGACCGGATGCAGAAGAAGATCCGCAACGCGCAGAAGTCCAAGGTCCCGTTCATGGTCATCGCCGGTGACGAGGACATGGAGGCCGGCGCGGTCTCCTTCCGTTACCGCGACGGTTCGCAGAAGAACGGCATTCCGCGGGACGAGGCGATCGCCGAGATCCTGGACGTCGTGGAGCGCCGCCTCCAGGTGTGA